The following proteins are co-located in the Methylomonas sp. 11b genome:
- a CDS encoding XdhC family protein, which translates to MANHINHLQEAYRRLQRDQEDSVLATIIETFGSTYQKAGARMLITQTGELVGLLGGGCFERDLVEQAASVFATGEAKTLFYDMRSGEDAIWGLGLGCNGAVRVLLQLLTAEQDFSPLSQLVEAAEVQAHGVLVTVFDSGHSDFPAGRSQFLPAAIVGEQPILPSAPFPFATAALQTALQQKPRIETHLLDGQEIKAFYDPVQPPWQLLIFGAGADAIPLLNCAKSVGWRVTLVDHRPAHIKPERFPLADQLLHLTPEQVAEQLDLNRFNAIMMMTHNIEYDQRYLQAIVHCRVPFIGLLGPAHRKQRLLQSLGEDAALINERVFGPVGLDIGAQTPEEIALSIVAGIHAQLNGRSGLQLGNEVVSSKHECSH; encoded by the coding sequence TCAAAAGGCCGGCGCGCGGATGCTGATTACCCAGACCGGCGAGTTGGTCGGTTTGCTGGGCGGCGGATGCTTTGAAAGGGATCTGGTGGAGCAGGCCGCTTCGGTGTTTGCAACCGGCGAAGCCAAAACGCTGTTTTACGACATGCGTTCCGGGGAAGACGCAATCTGGGGTTTGGGTCTCGGTTGTAACGGCGCGGTTAGGGTGTTGCTGCAATTATTAACAGCCGAGCAGGATTTTAGTCCTTTGAGTCAGTTGGTCGAAGCCGCCGAAGTCCAAGCTCATGGGGTATTGGTGACAGTGTTCGATTCCGGGCACTCGGATTTTCCGGCCGGCCGCAGCCAGTTCCTGCCGGCCGCCATCGTCGGCGAGCAACCGATCTTGCCCAGCGCGCCGTTTCCCTTTGCCACAGCGGCACTGCAAACGGCCTTGCAACAAAAACCGCGTATCGAAACCCATCTGCTTGACGGCCAGGAGATCAAAGCCTTTTACGACCCAGTGCAGCCGCCTTGGCAGTTGCTGATATTCGGCGCCGGTGCCGACGCGATACCGCTGCTGAACTGCGCCAAATCCGTAGGGTGGCGAGTGACCTTGGTCGACCACCGTCCCGCGCACATCAAACCCGAGCGTTTTCCGTTGGCTGATCAATTATTGCATCTGACCCCTGAACAGGTGGCGGAGCAGCTGGATTTAAATCGCTTCAATGCCATCATGATGATGACCCACAACATTGAATACGACCAACGCTACTTGCAAGCCATCGTCCATTGCCGGGTACCGTTTATCGGTTTGCTGGGGCCGGCGCATCGCAAGCAACGGTTACTGCAAAGCTTGGGCGAGGATGCCGCGCTAATCAACGAGCGGGTATTCGGCCCGGTGGGATTGGACATCGGCGCGCAAACCCCGGAAGAGATCGCGCTGTCTATTGTGGCCGGCATCCATGCGCAGCTCAACGGCCGTAGCGGCTTGCAACTAGGCAATGAAGTCGTCTCCAGCAAGCATGAATGCAGCCATTGA